A window of Actinobacillus suis ATCC 33415 contains these coding sequences:
- the murI gene encoding glutamate racemase: MKPTILLYDSGMGGLTIYDAIRQTLPNAHYLYCFDNAYFPYSERSENVLIEQAVKIVQKIAEKYPLDMVVVACNTASTVVLPALREKFAFPIVGTVPAIKPAAAVSETKIIGLLATKGTVERPYVAELIEKYAKDCVVEKIGSTALVELVEEKIRTGQVDQERLAEVITEWQTHPTLDTVILGCTHFPLVKQELQQLLPNVKYFIDPGNGIANRVSDLLSDFSQENSAQNRENIAFCTKMDEEFSKREVIMQQWDFKRLELLNFL, translated from the coding sequence ATGAAACCAACAATCCTTTTATATGATTCGGGAATGGGCGGGCTCACCATTTATGATGCTATTCGCCAAACTTTACCGAATGCTCATTATCTTTATTGTTTCGATAATGCTTACTTTCCTTACTCCGAACGTTCTGAAAATGTATTAATTGAACAAGCGGTTAAAATTGTGCAAAAAATTGCAGAAAAATACCCACTTGATATGGTCGTGGTTGCTTGCAATACCGCAAGTACAGTCGTATTACCTGCTTTAAGAGAAAAATTTGCATTTCCGATTGTCGGAACTGTACCGGCGATCAAACCTGCAGCAGCGGTCTCTGAGACGAAAATAATCGGATTACTGGCAACAAAAGGAACGGTAGAACGACCGTATGTGGCAGAGCTTATTGAAAAGTACGCAAAAGATTGTGTGGTAGAAAAGATCGGGAGTACCGCATTAGTTGAGCTTGTAGAAGAAAAGATCCGAACAGGGCAAGTCGATCAAGAACGATTAGCTGAAGTGATCACTGAATGGCAAACGCATCCAACACTTGATACAGTGATTTTAGGTTGCACTCACTTTCCGCTCGTAAAACAAGAATTACAGCAATTGCTGCCGAATGTGAAGTACTTCATTGATCCGGGCAATGGCATTGCCAATAGGGTAAGTGATTTATTGAGTGACTTCTCGCAAGAGAATTCAGCACAAAACAGGGAAAATATCGCCTTTTGCACAAAAATGGATGAAGAGTTCTCTAAAAGAGAAGTAATCATGCAACAATGGGACTTCAAGCGGTTAGAATTACTAAATTTTTTGTAA
- a CDS encoding carbonic anhydrase encodes MKKHLLFSTALIAFSNFAYADSHPHWSYEGNSSPAHWGAIDESFRLCQIGKNQSPVDLSQSIASTTQHLTLSSSLSGEYQIENNGHTLQATPTQAVSPIQLDGKQFVLKQFHFHTPSEHTFRRKHFPIEAHFVHQSAKGELAVLAVMFKQGKDNPALTPLITKILAKGETTKSVLNPQQLLPQNQEYFRLNGSLTTPPCSEGVNWVVFKTPLDASQTQIEAMQKIIGQENNRPVQPINSRIVIEESK; translated from the coding sequence ATGAAAAAACATTTACTTTTTAGTACGGCTTTGATTGCATTCAGCAATTTCGCTTATGCTGATTCTCACCCACATTGGTCATACGAAGGAAATAGTAGCCCTGCTCATTGGGGGGCAATCGATGAATCCTTTAGATTATGTCAAATCGGTAAAAACCAATCTCCTGTCGATCTTTCTCAATCAATCGCTTCTACCACACAGCATCTCACACTTAGCTCTTCACTTTCTGGTGAATATCAAATAGAAAATAACGGACATACGTTGCAAGCGACGCCAACCCAAGCTGTCAGCCCAATTCAATTAGACGGCAAACAATTTGTGCTTAAACAATTCCATTTCCATACACCAAGTGAGCATACTTTCAGACGTAAACATTTTCCGATTGAAGCGCATTTTGTACACCAATCAGCAAAAGGTGAATTAGCAGTACTGGCGGTGATGTTTAAGCAAGGTAAAGATAATCCTGCATTAACGCCTCTGATTACTAAAATTTTAGCAAAAGGGGAAACGACAAAAAGTGTGTTGAACCCACAACAATTACTACCGCAAAATCAGGAATATTTCCGTTTAAATGGTTCATTAACTACCCCACCGTGTAGTGAAGGAGTAAATTGGGTGGTATTCAAAACGCCACTTGATGCAAGTCAAACGCAAATTGAAGCAATGCAGAAAATTATTGGACAAGAGAATAACCGTCCGGTACAACCAATAAATTCGCGTATCGTGATTGAAGAAAGTAAATAG
- a CDS encoding chorismate--pyruvate lyase family protein, with amino-acid sequence MQNHWCEEAIGLTSQQSAWLLHQGSLTQKLLQVTQDFNVQITEQKWLAKNTEKMTACNLAQSDSDYWYREVLLKEANCPWIFAQTLLPKETIENVAQEVPLLGEQPIGLWLFAQQPKRTLLAWQQDHESGMYMRRACYRLNGYPLEVRELFLPAFLFP; translated from the coding sequence ATGCAAAACCATTGGTGCGAAGAAGCTATAGGGCTAACTTCACAACAGTCTGCTTGGTTATTGCATCAAGGCTCACTGACACAAAAGTTGCTACAAGTTACTCAAGACTTTAATGTACAAATTACCGAGCAAAAGTGGCTTGCAAAAAATACGGAAAAGATGACCGCTTGTAACTTAGCCCAGAGTGATTCAGATTACTGGTATAGAGAAGTGTTGCTAAAAGAAGCGAATTGTCCATGGATTTTTGCTCAAACGCTATTACCTAAAGAAACTATAGAAAATGTTGCTCAAGAGGTGCCGTTACTCGGTGAGCAGCCGATCGGTTTATGGCTGTTTGCTCAACAGCCTAAGCGTACCCTATTGGCTTGGCAACAAGATCATGAAAGCGGAATGTATATGCGTCGAGCTTGTTACCGGCTGAATGGCTATCCGCTAGAAGTTAGAGAACTGTTTCTGCCGGCGTTTCTATTTCCTTAA